The Solibacillus daqui genome has a segment encoding these proteins:
- a CDS encoding aminoglycoside 6-adenylyltransferase, which produces MGFVSRHLERDLSLPKRRDVLLEKALNDLTSDTNVLAIYQAGSLARGNFDNYSDIDLHTIVTPEKKADFIKDKRNRARKWGGVLFFEDFNPSSPVVVTHYDSFVKVDSWYHSPDEVEPSIWLKGYKVLYDPNNIISVVIKESSYKVYKPSSDEVEFWRGKLVAFIHETYRAVMRDEIYYALSNLDRVRWLIVSGWYMEMEQHLDSPFGVWSKIEGKRSKLKDWQLSLLESWDCGRNTNQIMKTLVSMVSEILRLNKYLSKQVNIEENEDQIKKIIEMAY; this is translated from the coding sequence GTGGGATTTGTAAGTAGACATTTAGAAAGAGATTTATCATTGCCAAAACGTCGCGATGTACTCTTGGAAAAAGCATTAAATGATTTAACATCAGATACTAATGTTTTGGCTATTTATCAAGCGGGTTCATTGGCGAGAGGAAACTTTGACAATTACTCCGATATTGATTTACACACTATTGTTACACCTGAAAAGAAAGCAGATTTTATTAAAGACAAACGTAATAGGGCTAGAAAATGGGGAGGTGTTTTATTTTTCGAAGACTTCAATCCTTCTTCTCCCGTTGTAGTTACCCATTACGATTCCTTTGTTAAAGTAGATAGCTGGTATCATTCACCTGATGAGGTTGAACCTTCTATTTGGTTAAAGGGATATAAGGTTCTTTACGACCCAAATAACATTATTAGTGTCGTTATTAAGGAATCATCATATAAGGTTTATAAACCTTCATCGGACGAAGTTGAGTTTTGGAGAGGCAAACTTGTTGCTTTTATACACGAAACTTACCGTGCCGTTATGAGGGATGAAATATATTATGCTTTATCTAATTTAGATAGAGTACGTTGGTTAATTGTTTCTGGTTGGTATATGGAAATGGAACAGCATTTGGATAGCCCTTTCGGTGTTTGGTCAAAAATTGAGGGTAAAAGAAGTAAATTAAAAGATTGGCAATTATCTCTCTTGGAAAGTTGGGATTGTGGCCGTAATACTAATCAAATTATGAAAACATTGGTTAGTATGGTTTCAGAAATTCTTAGACTGAATAAATACCTAAGTAAGCAAGTTAATATCGAAGAAAATGAAGACCAAATTAAAAAAATAATAGAAATGGCTTACTAA
- a CDS encoding spore germination protein translates to MSNLENEHLLKDKSITHLSTSLLKNVETIKSSLGNSNDIIIREFLIGKPIEVPIAIIYTDGLADNTVITDFILESIISDFEVTTETTLQEIAKRLKTYCLTVGSIKNVSDFPSLFNTILGGETVLLIDGLAKGISTSTKNSKDRAITEPATESVIRGPRESFTETLRTNTALIRRKIKSPNLWIKSKVIGKVTQTEIAVMYINGIANEKIVKEVIHRLDQIDIDGILESGYIEQLIKDSKFTLFPTIYNSERPDVIAGELLEGKIAILVDGTPFVLVVPALFISFLQSAEDYYQNAFVSSFIRLIRFLGISLALVAPSLYISLTTFHHEMIPTPLLISIYAQREGVPFPAFVEALIMEIAFEVLREAGLRMPRMIGPAISIVGTLIIGQAAVEAGIVSAAMVIIVALTAICSFLFPAYGLSNTIRILRFPLMVLAAMLGLFGVFIGLMLLIIHLCSLRSFGVPYMSPFAPLIPKDQKDALIIFPRNFMLTRPRLISQINNKRGRKNGNN, encoded by the coding sequence GTGAGTAATTTAGAAAATGAACACCTTTTAAAAGATAAATCGATTACACACCTTTCTACATCTCTCCTAAAAAATGTTGAAACAATAAAAAGCTCACTAGGTAATAGTAATGATATTATTATTCGTGAATTTTTAATTGGTAAACCGATTGAGGTACCAATAGCTATTATTTATACAGATGGACTTGCTGATAATACTGTAATTACAGACTTTATTTTAGAATCTATTATTTCTGATTTTGAGGTGACAACTGAAACTACTTTACAAGAAATCGCTAAACGATTAAAAACTTATTGCTTAACTGTAGGGAGTATAAAAAATGTCTCTGACTTCCCTTCATTGTTTAATACTATTTTAGGTGGAGAAACCGTTTTGTTAATAGATGGACTTGCTAAAGGCATTTCTACAAGTACAAAAAACTCCAAAGACAGGGCCATAACAGAGCCAGCAACTGAGTCTGTAATTAGAGGACCTAGAGAATCATTTACAGAAACTTTAAGGACCAATACCGCATTAATTAGACGGAAGATAAAAAGTCCCAACCTTTGGATAAAGTCTAAAGTTATCGGTAAAGTTACCCAAACAGAAATAGCAGTAATGTATATAAATGGCATAGCGAATGAAAAAATTGTTAAGGAAGTAATTCATAGATTAGATCAAATTGATATAGATGGAATTTTAGAGAGTGGTTATATTGAACAATTAATCAAAGACTCAAAATTCACTTTATTTCCCACTATATATAATTCAGAACGTCCAGATGTAATTGCAGGAGAATTGCTTGAAGGAAAAATAGCAATTTTAGTAGATGGTACACCATTTGTCTTAGTTGTACCTGCATTATTCATTTCTTTTTTGCAATCCGCAGAAGATTACTATCAAAATGCATTTGTCAGTTCGTTTATTCGCCTTATTAGATTTTTAGGTATTAGCCTTGCATTAGTTGCTCCTTCACTTTATATTTCTCTAACGACTTTTCATCACGAAATGATACCAACTCCACTACTCATCAGCATATATGCACAACGAGAAGGTGTTCCATTCCCTGCATTTGTCGAGGCATTAATTATGGAAATTGCATTTGAAGTTTTAAGGGAAGCAGGTCTAAGGATGCCTAGAATGATTGGGCCTGCAATTTCTATAGTTGGAACATTAATTATCGGTCAAGCAGCAGTTGAGGCAGGAATTGTTTCGGCAGCAATGGTCATTATTGTAGCTTTAACCGCAATTTGTAGTTTTCTTTTCCCTGCATATGGTCTATCCAATACTATTCGTATTTTACGCTTCCCATTAATGGTGTTAGCAGCTATGTTAGGATTGTTTGGGGTATTTATTGGACTTATGCTTTTAATTATCCATTTATGTAGCTTGCGTTCTTTCGGTGTTCCATACATGAGCCCATTTGCACCATTAATACCTAAAGACCAAAAAGATGCTTTGATTATTTTCCCACGTAATTTCATGCTTACACGTCCACGATTAATTAGTCAGATTAACAATAAAAGAGGACGTAAAAACGGTAATAATTAA
- a CDS encoding DUF2971 domain-containing protein, with the protein MGKVKYIDYSTERNFHGNTLSPFFTKRISFSHENEVRLLYSNNIDFNEEIYGKNIKVDLTELIECIYVSPDAPLWFVDVVKVVVNKFNIQSKIIHSDLYKIN; encoded by the coding sequence ATGGGTAAGGTAAAATATATTGACTATAGTACTGAAAGAAATTTTCATGGGAATACTCTTTCACCTTTTTTCACTAAAAGAATTTCATTTAGTCATGAAAATGAAGTTAGATTACTTTATTCCAACAATATAGATTTTAACGAAGAAATATATGGGAAAAATATCAAAGTAGACCTTACGGAATTAATTGAATGTATATATGTATCACCTGATGCTCCTTTGTGGTTTGTGGATGTTGTAAAAGTAGTTGTTAATAAATTTAATATTCAATCAAAAATTATTCATTCAGATTTATATAAAATTAATTAG
- a CDS encoding IS3 family transposase (programmed frameshift) gives MGTRVSYPVEVKMKAIEMRMANVPVKEVMEELDIRNYTQLKRWMHWYRNGEMHRLKQPVGKQYAFGKGPEFESETAKLQAENLELKQQIEVFKKVRGIGREVAPKVVLQLVEELKDVMPIGEICRHLGVGRSSYYRWRKDVDQSTQKEIRDQQIGDLCKQNKFRYGYRKIANLYPGVCRKTVQRVMQKYGWQCKVKVKKRKRTGQPAYVAPNLLARDFTASKPMEKLVTDITYLPFGQSMMYLSSILDVYNGEIVAQTTGIKQDTDFVLDKLYQLPKLPEGCILHSDQGSVYTSYAYQKAAKEKGITMSMSRKGTPADNSPIESFHSTLKSETFYLDDIYRTTNARVIQIVEEYIIYYNNIRIQTKLNSQSPVQYRQLAA, from the exons ATGGGAACAAGAGTCAGTTATCCAGTAGAAGTGAAAATGAAGGCAATTGAAATGCGAATGGCTAACGTACCGGTAAAAGAAGTAATGGAAGAATTGGACATTCGAAACTATACGCAGTTGAAGCGATGGATGCATTGGTATCGAAATGGTGAAATGCACCGTCTTAAACAACCAGTTGGTAAACAATATGCCTTCGGCAAAGGACCGGAATTTGAAAGTGAGACAGCCAAGCTACAGGCAGAGAATCTAGAGTTGAAACAACAGATTGAAGTTT TTAAAAAAGTACGCGGAATTGGAAGGGAAGTGGCGCCAAAAGTAGTACTTCAATTAGTTGAAGAATTAAAAGATGTTATGCCAATTGGTGAAATCTGTCGTCATTTAGGCGTAGGTCGCTCGTCATACTATCGTTGGAGAAAGGATGTGGATCAATCCACACAAAAGGAGATTCGAGATCAGCAGATTGGCGACTTGTGCAAACAAAATAAGTTTCGATATGGTTATCGAAAGATTGCTAATCTGTACCCAGGAGTTTGTAGGAAGACTGTGCAGCGTGTTATGCAAAAATATGGTTGGCAATGTAAAGTAAAGGTGAAGAAACGGAAGCGTACCGGGCAGCCAGCATACGTCGCACCGAATTTATTAGCACGCGATTTTACAGCATCTAAGCCCATGGAGAAGCTAGTCACGGATATTACGTACTTGCCTTTTGGTCAATCGATGATGTATCTTTCTAGTATTCTCGATGTCTACAATGGCGAAATTGTGGCACAAACTACTGGTATCAAACAAGACACTGATTTTGTGTTGGATAAGCTCTATCAATTGCCTAAGCTACCAGAAGGATGCATTCTGCATAGTGACCAAGGCTCCGTTTATACATCCTATGCTTATCAAAAAGCAGCCAAAGAAAAAGGAATTACCATGAGCATGTCCCGCAAAGGCACGCCAGCTGATAATTCCCCAATCGAATCGTTTCATTCCACGCTAAAGTCTGAAACGTTCTATCTCGACGATATCTATCGCACAACGAACGCACGTGTGATACAGATTGTCGAAGAATACATTATTTATTATAACAATATCCGTATTCAAACGAAACTAAACAGCCAATCGCCGGTTCAATACCGTCAATTGGCTGCATAA
- the lepB gene encoding signal peptidase I, with translation MKKAKVKNELLEWAKAIGITILLACGIRFFLFTPIVVDGASMMPTFENGDRVVVDKIGPKLTEYKRFDVIVFEAKEDTNYIKRIIGIPGDRIAYENDELFINGERYEEPYLEEYKKALIDYGTLTEDFTLDQYLGEIAVPDGYFFVLGDNRRNSTDSRDPRVGFVSKDKILGTAKIVFLPLDHLKIIK, from the coding sequence GTGAAAAAAGCAAAAGTAAAAAATGAATTATTGGAATGGGCTAAAGCAATAGGAATTACTATTTTATTAGCATGTGGTATTCGATTTTTCCTATTTACACCTATTGTAGTTGATGGTGCTTCTATGATGCCCACATTTGAAAATGGTGACAGAGTTGTAGTGGATAAAATCGGACCAAAATTGACGGAGTATAAGCGATTCGATGTGATTGTATTTGAAGCAAAAGAAGATACAAATTATATCAAGCGTATTATAGGTATTCCTGGTGATCGCATCGCTTATGAAAACGATGAACTTTTTATTAACGGTGAGAGGTACGAAGAACCCTATTTAGAGGAATATAAAAAAGCTTTGATAGACTATGGTACACTTACTGAAGACTTTACATTAGACCAATATTTAGGTGAAATAGCTGTGCCAGATGGATACTTTTTTGTACTAGGAGATAATCGTCGTAACAGTACAGATAGCAGAGACCCTAGAGTTGGTTTTGTTTCGAAGGATAAAATATTGGGTACCGCAAAAATTGTATTTTTACCTCTAGATCATTTAAAGATAATAAAATGA
- a CDS encoding YcdB/YcdC domain-containing protein yields the protein MVTIKKAGVLLSATALSVGLLAPMASASTLGIERMETLPIQVAQTNTSVTKNDLMKRFRELFPSEFPNVTEKDFRMGTGYSHPKDSTVRYELNFSKNIDNQYVYGSFTFVGETLELEQFHYQPVNSKDVLFPAKYSKGEAQKVANEFIEKFDKSEEYELVPNDFNYYSSSILTQPVQYSFTYMKKKSGVPISDQSISIGVLGDGTVTSYYKKQDVTDNFTYDDPSKKQSESVIANRLRDALKAQLSYKIETDYTTGDYTVKLVYQPNSQVTSGVHALTGEWLTSEGLSSTLSNQKITPIVTEPLAAKQSNLTSEQAQAMAEKLLATDKKGVKLTIESIEEKTTETGKAVFNIQYMYHYRNGGTGTELTIDKATGEIINYSDIKNSLEVLDNDSNTEVELTRQQALEKAIAYVKEWVPSYAHQYALPVDEAIYQDYNDSYYFKFPRIVNGLTVEGDQISVNIDAKTGGLLSLHVNAFDNIQWPAATDILTQQEATKLLKNQLKLKLQYVNHPKVENEQHYSLAYQPVFKEGSYAVIDAKTGEWLDAFGMANSDKPTIEHPTAAEELNYLIYAGILEIDETFNPDAPVTKEEALKVLLKSVTYMYYDSRYNASETTNQSFTDIAPDHALYPFVTRALKMGMLDASTKTFNAAASLSNQELAKWVIGTLKLNNVAQYSDIYELNYSDAAQVDKELRGYVALAYAIGLLEAENNQLKPKSEVTYAQLAQVTIRLAHKMNEYQIDNY from the coding sequence ATGGTAACTATTAAAAAGGCGGGTGTATTGTTATCTGCAACAGCGCTATCTGTTGGATTATTAGCACCAATGGCAAGCGCTTCAACGTTAGGCATTGAGCGTATGGAGACATTGCCAATTCAAGTCGCGCAAACGAATACATCGGTAACAAAAAATGATTTAATGAAGCGTTTTCGAGAGCTATTTCCAAGTGAGTTTCCAAATGTAACTGAAAAAGATTTTCGTATGGGGACAGGCTACTCACATCCTAAAGACTCTACGGTGCGTTATGAACTTAATTTCTCAAAGAACATTGATAATCAATATGTATATGGAAGCTTTACATTCGTTGGAGAAACGTTAGAGTTAGAACAATTTCATTATCAACCAGTAAATTCAAAAGATGTATTGTTCCCAGCAAAATATTCAAAAGGGGAAGCGCAAAAAGTAGCGAATGAGTTTATTGAAAAGTTCGATAAAAGTGAAGAGTATGAGCTTGTACCAAATGATTTCAATTATTATTCATCATCAATTTTAACGCAGCCCGTTCAATATTCGTTTACGTATATGAAGAAAAAGTCTGGTGTACCGATTTCAGATCAATCTATTAGTATAGGTGTATTAGGGGATGGCACAGTAACATCTTATTATAAAAAACAAGATGTAACAGATAATTTTACGTATGATGACCCGTCCAAGAAACAAAGTGAATCAGTCATAGCCAACCGTTTACGGGATGCATTAAAAGCGCAGTTGTCATACAAGATTGAAACAGATTATACAACAGGGGATTACACAGTAAAGCTTGTTTATCAACCGAATAGCCAGGTTACATCAGGTGTACATGCTCTTACGGGGGAATGGTTAACATCGGAAGGGCTATCCTCAACGTTATCAAACCAAAAGATTACACCGATTGTGACGGAACCATTAGCGGCAAAACAGTCGAACTTAACATCGGAACAGGCACAAGCGATGGCGGAGAAGTTGCTTGCAACAGATAAGAAAGGTGTAAAATTAACGATTGAGTCCATTGAAGAAAAAACAACGGAGACTGGTAAGGCAGTATTTAACATTCAATATATGTATCACTATAGAAATGGTGGGACAGGCACAGAATTGACAATTGATAAAGCAACAGGGGAGATTATTAATTATAGTGATATTAAAAATAGCCTCGAAGTACTAGATAATGACAGTAATACAGAAGTAGAACTAACACGACAACAGGCATTAGAAAAGGCGATTGCATATGTGAAAGAATGGGTACCTTCTTATGCGCATCAATATGCATTACCAGTAGATGAGGCAATTTACCAGGATTATAATGACAGTTATTACTTTAAGTTCCCACGTATTGTAAATGGTTTAACGGTAGAAGGAGACCAAATCTCAGTAAATATCGATGCAAAAACAGGTGGTTTATTAAGTTTGCACGTGAACGCGTTTGATAATATTCAATGGCCAGCAGCAACAGATATTTTGACACAACAAGAAGCAACAAAGTTGTTGAAAAATCAGTTAAAGCTGAAATTACAATATGTAAACCATCCAAAAGTGGAAAATGAGCAACATTATAGCTTAGCATATCAACCGGTCTTCAAAGAAGGTTCGTATGCTGTCATTGATGCCAAAACAGGGGAATGGTTAGATGCTTTTGGTATGGCTAATTCAGATAAGCCGACAATCGAGCATCCAACAGCTGCGGAGGAATTAAATTATTTAATTTATGCAGGAATTTTAGAGATAGATGAAACATTCAATCCAGATGCACCCGTTACAAAAGAGGAAGCGCTAAAAGTTTTACTGAAATCTGTAACATATATGTATTATGATTCTAGATATAATGCGTCTGAAACGACGAATCAATCGTTTACGGATATTGCGCCAGATCATGCTTTATATCCATTTGTAACACGTGCATTGAAAATGGGCATGCTTGATGCGTCTACTAAAACGTTTAATGCGGCTGCATCCCTTTCAAATCAGGAACTAGCAAAATGGGTAATTGGTACACTGAAGCTAAATAATGTAGCGCAATATAGCGATATATATGAGTTAAATTACAGTGATGCTGCACAAGTAGATAAGGAACTACGTGGCTATGTTGCATTAGCGTATGCAATTGGATTACTTGAAGCGGAAAATAATCAGCTGAAGCCAAAAAGTGAAGTAACGTATGCACAATTAGCACAAGTGACAATTCGTTTAGCCCATAAGATGAACGAATATCAGATTGACAACTATTAA
- a CDS encoding GNAT family N-acetyltransferase, with protein MEKQAVLFHSLEGEKIYFKALRIEDVQEIHHYASDQEVSRFIGWNLMSTMEETSQFIEIMLKRESAGTHLYSSIVEKLTQAVIGTAIIFNFDQEANQAEIGYVLHKHHWGKGYGTEIVALVSDFAFKSLNLHKLHAVVVHANIGSARILEKNRYELEGRLKDHYFIEEKYYDALLFGKITNLET; from the coding sequence ATGGAGAAGCAGGCTGTATTATTTCATTCATTAGAGGGTGAAAAAATCTACTTCAAAGCACTAAGGATAGAGGATGTTCAAGAGATACATCATTATGCGTCAGATCAAGAGGTTTCACGATTTATTGGTTGGAATTTGATGAGTACTATGGAGGAAACTTCTCAGTTCATTGAAATAATGTTAAAACGTGAGTCGGCAGGAACTCATTTATATTCCTCCATTGTTGAAAAATTAACTCAAGCAGTTATTGGAACAGCCATAATTTTCAACTTTGACCAAGAAGCAAACCAAGCTGAAATTGGTTATGTGTTGCATAAACATCATTGGGGTAAGGGGTATGGCACAGAGATTGTTGCATTGGTGAGTGATTTTGCATTTAAATCACTTAATCTTCATAAGCTCCATGCTGTGGTAGTGCATGCCAATATTGGCTCTGCACGGATACTTGAAAAGAACAGGTATGAGTTAGAAGGACGATTAAAAGACCACTATTTTATAGAGGAAAAGTATTATGATGCATTACTTTTCGGCAAAATTACTAACCTGGAAACTTAG
- a CDS encoding Ger(x)C family spore germination protein, producing MKKNIIFIPLIFLILILSGCWSKRELNELAIVAALGIDYIDGEYAISVQVINPGQVSSKQSGDGQAPVVTYHGKGKTVFEAIRKLLVASPRKLYFAHMQMVIFGEELASNGIRDAVDFLARDQGIRNDYSIIVSKQATAKDVLNVLTPIEKVPANKMLNSLKGTEEAWGSTLEVDIEDLLTFLGVNDKYFVLSGIEVQGDKSLGIDQKNVERIETPVLLKFTDLAIFKEDKLLGYIDEYESKSFNYLNDNIKSTVEIIACPSGGELTTEITQSKTETKGKIKNGQPTINVSIDVVQNVAEVKCDIDFSEIKTMDWINKQTEEHIKKNINQVLNKLQENYQADVLGFGEAIHRADHTEWKKIKDDWQTIYPEVEVNVKVNVNTQGLGTMKNSKLKE from the coding sequence ATGAAGAAAAACATAATCTTTATTCCATTGATTTTTCTAATTTTGATTCTAAGTGGTTGTTGGAGTAAACGTGAATTAAATGAATTAGCAATTGTTGCCGCGCTAGGCATTGATTATATAGATGGTGAATACGCCATTTCTGTACAAGTAATTAACCCAGGCCAAGTTTCCTCCAAACAATCTGGAGATGGACAAGCACCAGTGGTCACCTACCACGGTAAAGGAAAAACAGTATTTGAAGCGATTAGAAAATTATTAGTAGCTTCCCCGAGAAAATTATATTTTGCACATATGCAAATGGTTATTTTTGGGGAAGAATTGGCAAGTAACGGAATAAGAGATGCTGTTGATTTTCTTGCAAGAGATCAAGGGATACGTAATGATTATTCTATTATCGTATCAAAGCAAGCAACTGCAAAGGATGTTTTAAATGTATTAACCCCTATTGAAAAAGTTCCTGCCAATAAAATGTTAAATTCTTTAAAAGGAACGGAGGAAGCATGGGGCTCCACTTTAGAAGTTGATATTGAAGATTTATTGACATTTTTAGGAGTAAATGACAAGTATTTTGTTCTATCAGGCATTGAAGTTCAAGGAGATAAAAGCTTAGGTATAGACCAAAAAAATGTTGAAAGAATTGAAACGCCCGTATTACTTAAATTTACTGACCTCGCTATTTTTAAAGAGGATAAATTATTAGGTTATATTGATGAATATGAAAGTAAAAGTTTTAATTATTTAAACGATAATATTAAATCAACAGTTGAAATTATCGCTTGTCCTTCAGGTGGCGAGTTAACAACCGAAATTACTCAATCTAAAACGGAAACGAAAGGGAAAATTAAGAATGGCCAGCCAACAATAAATGTTAGCATTGATGTTGTTCAAAATGTCGCCGAGGTCAAATGTGATATTGATTTCTCAGAAATAAAAACGATGGATTGGATTAATAAACAAACTGAAGAACACATTAAAAAAAATATTAATCAAGTGTTGAATAAACTTCAAGAAAATTATCAAGCAGATGTACTTGGTTTTGGTGAAGCGATTCATCGTGCAGATCATACAGAATGGAAAAAGATTAAAGACGACTGGCAAACAATTTATCCTGAGGTAGAAGTAAATGTTAAGGTTAATGTCAATACACAAGGGTTAGGGACTATGAAAAACTCAAAATTAAAGGAGTAA
- a CDS encoding GerAB/ArcD/ProY family transporter: MEKQLISSRQFTIIVILYTVGTGILIIPASIALEVKQDAWIVATIGTLLSLLLIKLYIILSNKMVNLSLVEVTEKFLGSFVGKFVSLAFVLLTLLSTGELIYFIGNFLQTEVMTETPPVVFGIFFNFIILFAAYYGVEVFARTLEIIFPVFLFLFIIFLIFVSPQIDIKNMQPVFEVSIQPLIYSILHFMGLFSFPLIVLLIIFPSAINNLQSSRKGFYIGTLVGGFIVTAFIALSILVLGVTNTSLRTFPSYTLAQRISVGDFLQRIEIIMAFMWMVTIFVRAFMYFYASLIGISQILKLKDHRPLILPLGMIVIALSQIVHENIIHSGKYNQETWPLSIAVFSIFLPIILLIVAKLRNIKDKDNKKAIHNLEDPRKG, encoded by the coding sequence ATGGAAAAACAATTGATAAGCTCACGTCAATTCACAATAATTGTTATTCTCTATACAGTTGGAACAGGAATATTAATTATACCAGCAAGTATCGCTCTAGAAGTAAAACAAGATGCTTGGATTGTAGCAACTATAGGTACTCTATTAAGCTTACTATTAATAAAACTATATATCATTTTATCAAATAAAATGGTAAACCTTTCTCTTGTAGAGGTAACTGAAAAATTTTTAGGGAGCTTTGTTGGAAAATTTGTTTCACTAGCATTTGTGCTGTTAACACTTCTGTCAACAGGAGAGTTAATATACTTCATTGGTAATTTCCTACAAACAGAGGTGATGACAGAAACACCGCCAGTAGTATTTGGCATATTTTTTAACTTTATTATTCTATTTGCGGCATACTATGGTGTTGAAGTTTTTGCCCGCACATTAGAAATAATATTTCCAGTTTTTTTGTTCCTATTTATAATTTTTTTGATCTTCGTTTCACCACAAATTGATATAAAAAATATGCAACCGGTTTTTGAAGTATCCATTCAACCATTAATATATAGTATTTTACATTTCATGGGTTTGTTTTCATTTCCATTAATTGTATTATTAATAATTTTTCCTTCTGCTATTAATAATCTTCAATCCAGTAGGAAGGGTTTTTACATCGGCACATTAGTTGGTGGTTTTATTGTAACAGCCTTTATAGCTTTATCGATATTAGTATTGGGAGTAACCAATACTTCTTTAAGAACATTTCCAAGTTATACATTAGCACAAAGAATTTCGGTCGGGGACTTTTTACAACGCATTGAAATTATAATGGCTTTTATGTGGATGGTCACAATATTTGTAAGAGCTTTTATGTATTTTTACGCTTCTTTAATCGGTATTAGTCAAATTCTTAAATTAAAGGATCATAGACCTTTAATTCTACCACTTGGAATGATTGTTATAGCTCTTTCTCAAATTGTTCATGAGAACATCATTCATTCAGGTAAGTACAATCAAGAGACATGGCCCCTATCTATAGCTGTTTTTTCAATTTTCCTACCAATAATATTGCTTATAGTTGCTAAACTACGAAACATCAAAGACAAAGATAATAAAAAAGCTATACACAATCTCGAAGATCCTCGTAAAGGTTAG
- a CDS encoding IS3 family transposase, whose product MLLRGGIRLLRRIRKKIEKYIDYYNNDRIKQKFDGMSPIQYRTHTSRLTAFIKL is encoded by the coding sequence ATATTATTGCGAGGAGGAATTCGTCTCTTACGACGTATTAGAAAGAAAATTGAGAAGTATATCGATTACTATAATAATGATCGGATTAAACAAAAATTCGACGGTATGAGTCCTATACAGTACAGAACTCATACCAGCCGATTAACTGCATTTATTAAACTCTAA
- a CDS encoding DNA alkylation repair protein → MDEKKDTVIKRSSKAENILPQINSKTKLGDLRKIAKDIKKDHELAMELWSTEEFLPRLLAILIIDKKLLSQDVLNKLDKDMQTHTFDERNNLMDWLMANQLTKDKNKIALMESWENSPSALQRRAFWYYQGRLRWTGQTPPDNTEDLLSALEANITLEEPEVQWAMNFTAGWIGVYDEKNRKRCIKLGEKTSLYKDEIVAKGCTPSYLPEFIRIEVNKRHNN, encoded by the coding sequence ATGGATGAAAAAAAAGATACAGTAATAAAACGCTCTTCAAAAGCAGAAAACATTCTACCTCAGATCAATAGTAAAACTAAGCTAGGCGACTTACGAAAAATCGCGAAGGACATTAAAAAAGATCACGAACTAGCTATGGAACTTTGGTCAACCGAAGAGTTTTTGCCCAGACTATTAGCAATCTTAATTATAGACAAAAAACTTCTTTCACAAGATGTGCTAAATAAGCTTGATAAGGATATGCAGACTCACACTTTTGATGAGCGAAATAACTTAATGGATTGGTTAATGGCTAATCAGCTAACCAAAGACAAGAACAAAATTGCATTGATGGAGTCATGGGAAAATAGTCCTTCTGCTCTTCAAAGGCGAGCTTTCTGGTATTATCAAGGGCGATTGAGATGGACTGGACAAACACCGCCTGATAACACCGAAGACTTGCTATCTGCATTAGAAGCAAATATTACGCTGGAAGAACCGGAAGTTCAATGGGCTATGAATTTCACTGCAGGCTGGATAGGTGTTTATGATGAAAAGAATCGTAAACGTTGTATTAAACTTGGTGAGAAAACGAGTCTTTACAAAGATGAAATAGTAGCAAAAGGATGTACTCCCAGCTATTTGCCGGAGTTCATTAGGATTGAGGTTAACAAACGACATAATAATTAG